The Streptomyces sp. HSG2 genome has a segment encoding these proteins:
- the glmM gene encoding phosphoglucosamine mutase, whose translation MGRLFGTDGVRGVANADLTAEMALGLSVAAAHVLAEAGTFEGHRPTAVVGRDPRASGEFLEAAVVAGLASAGVDVLRVGVLPTPAVAYLTGALGADLGVMLSASHNAMPDNGVKFFARGGHKLADELENRIEAVYAEHRTGAPWDRPTGAGVGRVREYGEGFDQYVAHLIGVLPERLDGLRIVLDEAHGAAARVSPEAFARAGAEIVTIGAEPDGLNINDGCGSTHLDLLKAAVVEHGADLGIAHDGDADRCLAVDHTGAEVDGDQILAVLALAMRERSALRHDTVVATVMSNLGFTLAMEREGVRVVRTAVGDRYVMERLKEGGFALGGEQSGHVIILDHATTGDGTLTGLMLAARVAQTGRSLRDLASVMERLPQVLVNVSDVDRSRVATSAELATAVAEAERELGASGRVLLRPSGTEPLVRVMVEAPDLEQARSVAGRLADSVKSALG comes from the coding sequence GTGGGACGACTCTTCGGTACGGACGGTGTGCGCGGCGTCGCCAACGCGGACCTGACGGCCGAGATGGCGCTGGGTCTGTCGGTCGCGGCGGCGCACGTCTTGGCCGAGGCCGGCACCTTCGAGGGCCACCGGCCGACGGCGGTGGTCGGCCGCGACCCGCGGGCGTCGGGGGAGTTCCTGGAGGCGGCGGTAGTCGCGGGCCTGGCCAGCGCCGGCGTGGACGTGCTGCGGGTCGGGGTCCTGCCGACACCGGCGGTGGCCTACCTCACCGGTGCTCTCGGCGCCGACCTCGGCGTCATGCTCTCCGCCAGCCACAACGCCATGCCGGACAACGGAGTCAAGTTCTTCGCCCGCGGTGGACACAAGCTCGCCGACGAGTTGGAGAATCGCATCGAGGCGGTCTACGCCGAGCACCGCACCGGGGCCCCCTGGGACCGTCCGACCGGCGCCGGCGTGGGGCGGGTCCGGGAGTACGGCGAGGGGTTCGACCAGTACGTCGCCCATCTGATCGGCGTCCTGCCGGAGCGACTGGACGGCCTGCGGATCGTCCTCGACGAGGCGCACGGCGCCGCCGCCCGTGTCTCACCCGAGGCGTTCGCCCGGGCCGGGGCCGAGATCGTCACCATCGGCGCCGAACCGGACGGCCTCAACATCAACGACGGCTGCGGCTCCACTCACCTGGATCTCCTCAAGGCCGCCGTGGTCGAGCACGGCGCCGATCTCGGCATCGCCCACGACGGTGACGCCGACCGCTGCCTGGCGGTGGACCACACCGGCGCCGAGGTGGACGGTGACCAGATCCTCGCCGTGCTCGCCCTGGCGATGCGCGAGCGGTCGGCGCTGCGCCACGACACCGTCGTCGCCACCGTGATGTCCAACCTGGGCTTCACGCTCGCGATGGAGCGCGAGGGGGTCCGGGTGGTGCGGACCGCTGTCGGCGACCGGTATGTCATGGAACGACTGAAGGAGGGCGGCTTCGCCCTGGGGGGCGAGCAGTCCGGCCACGTCATCATCCTGGACCACGCCACCACCGGCGACGGCACGTTGACCGGCCTGATGCTGGCCGCCCGGGTCGCCCAGACCGGACGGAGCCTGCGGGACCTGGCCTCCGTCATGGAGCGGCTGCCCCAGGTCCTCGTCAACGTGTCCGACGTCGACCGGTCGCGGGTGGCGACTTCCGCCGAACTGGCCACCGCGGTCGCCGAGGCGGAGCGTGAACTCGGCGCCTCGGGGCGGGTGCTGCTGCGCCCCTCCGGCACCGAGCCCCTGGTCCGGGTGATGGTCGAGGCGCCCGACCTCGAACAGGCCCGTTCCGTCGCCGGCCGCCTCGCAGACTCGGTGAAGTCGGCCCTGGGCTGA
- the coaA gene encoding type I pantothenate kinase, with protein sequence MISSASPTPRSAPRHRPEATPYVDLTRAEWSALREKTPLPLSAEEVEKLRGLGDVIDLDEVRDIYLPLSRLLNLYVGATAGLRTALNTFLGEQGSQSGTPFVIGVAGSVAVGKSTVARLLQALLSRWPEHPRVELVTTDGFLFPTRELQARGLLSRKGFPESYDRRALTRFVADIKAGKDEVTAPVYSHLIYDIVPGRKLVVRRPDILIVEGLNVLQPAQPGKDGRTRVGLADYFDFSVYVDARPEDIERWYLSRFRKLRATAFQNPSSYFRRYTQVSEEEALEYARTTWRTINHPNLMQNVAPTRGRATLILRKGPDHKVQRLSLRKL encoded by the coding sequence GTGATCTCTTCCGCCTCCCCGACCCCCCGGAGCGCCCCCCGGCACCGGCCCGAGGCGACCCCCTACGTCGACCTCACTCGTGCGGAGTGGAGCGCCCTGCGCGAGAAGACCCCGCTGCCCCTGAGCGCCGAGGAGGTCGAGAAGCTGCGTGGCCTGGGCGACGTGATCGACCTCGACGAGGTCCGGGACATCTACCTTCCGTTGTCCCGCCTGCTCAATCTCTACGTGGGGGCCACCGCCGGACTGAGGACGGCGCTCAACACCTTCCTCGGCGAACAGGGCTCCCAGTCGGGAACGCCGTTCGTGATAGGCGTGGCCGGGTCCGTCGCCGTCGGCAAGTCCACCGTGGCGCGGCTGCTCCAGGCCCTGCTGTCCCGCTGGCCGGAGCACCCGCGCGTGGAGCTGGTCACCACCGACGGCTTCCTCTTCCCCACCCGGGAACTCCAGGCCAGGGGCCTGCTCTCCCGCAAGGGCTTCCCCGAGTCCTACGACCGCCGCGCCCTCACCCGCTTCGTCGCCGACATCAAGGCGGGCAAGGACGAGGTGACCGCCCCCGTCTACTCCCACCTGATCTACGACATCGTCCCCGGCCGGAAGCTCGTGGTGCGCCGGCCCGACATCCTGATCGTCGAGGGCCTCAACGTGTTGCAGCCCGCGCAGCCGGGCAAGGACGGCCGGACCCGGGTGGGGCTCGCCGACTACTTCGACTTCAGCGTGTACGTCGACGCCCGCCCCGAGGACATCGAGCGCTGGTACCTCAGCCGCTTCCGGAAGCTGCGCGCGACCGCCTTCCAGAACCCGTCCTCGTACTTCCGTCGGTACACCCAGGTGTCCGAGGAGGAGGCGTTGGAGTACGCGCGCACCACTTGGCGGACCATCAACCACCCGAACCTCATGCAGAACGTGGCCCCGACCCGAGGCCGCGCCACGCTGATCCTCCGCAAGGGCCCCGACCACAAGGTGCAGCGGCTCAGCCTGCGCAAGCTCTGA